The Arachis hypogaea cultivar Tifrunner chromosome 14, arahy.Tifrunner.gnm2.J5K5, whole genome shotgun sequence genome has a segment encoding these proteins:
- the LOC112743616 gene encoding uncharacterized protein, with translation MIKRRFYKVDHGGRDASDASSSSSDSEIEAEATDESESEDDEMLEPEVKQDNNDDDAGSASSGYKCEDSFGNDADANSSGLFLSEDDDGTLNERPKSKNKELSRRDHEVLEKKSKVLVDENKSVPVDALSYILKCKSVFKCRICPRIICLNEAMLRDHLQSKRHAHSEKLLNEGRLKAILNSDGEIENLDVSDVEANDTEDDEDKDHYKRQQQNKKKFKKKRDLNVNSRKMQSPKGSAKKKAKNEN, from the exons ATGATAAAGAGGAGATTCTATAAGGTTGATCATGGTGGCCGGGATGCCTCAGATGCATCCTCTTCATCCTCTGACTCTGAGATAGAAGCTGAAGCAACTGATGAATCTGAATCCGAGGATGATGAAATGCTTGAACCTGAAGTAAAGCaggataataatgatgatgatgctggCTCAGCATCCTCTG GATACAAATGTGAGGATAGTTTTGGAAATGATGCTGATGCCAACTCGTCAG GTTTGTTTTTAAGTGAAGATGATGATGGAACTTTAAATGAGAGACCAAAGAGCAAGAATAAAGAGTTGTCTAGACGTGATCATGAAGTATTGGAGAAAAAGTCTAAGGTCTTGGTGGATGAAAATAAATCAGTGCCAGTGGATGCATTGTCTTATATCTTAAAATGCAAGTCAGTTTTTAAGTGCAGGATATGTCCTAGGATTATCTGTTTGAATGAGGCAATGTTGAGGGATCACCTGCAGTCAAAG AGACATGCTCACTCGGAAAAGCTACTTAATGAAGGCAGACTAAAGGCCATTCTCAACAGTGATGGCGAAATTGAGAACCTAGATGTCTCAGATGTCGAAGCCAACGATACCGAG GATGATGAAGACAAGGATCATTACAAAAGACAGCAGCAGAATAAGAAGAAATTCAAGAAG aaaagggACCTTAATGtaaactcaagaaaaatgcaGTCACCGAAAGGTTCAGCCAAGAAAAAGGCAAAAAATGAGAACTGA